Proteins encoded together in one Pseudomonadota bacterium window:
- a CDS encoding glycosyltransferase family 2 protein — MAGADSAAAADTSVILTCYNEREKIVEAVRSVLAQTAFERIREIVVVDDGSTDNSADLIEALAATEPKLSLIRAQNGGVSSARNKALAKVSGDHIAFLDGDDIWLPDKLEVQLPYLDRHPVVGLIYSDFYEFDDGAPDELDRVHTLSYQADDNDLLVDYYLRDAPVMPSTMIVRKAVFDDVGGFNETLPVNEDTEICLRIAEKYRFHHIPQALVKKRRHAGSLSSQQDRLWPYNIRLTDEFAERNPTLKPLAHKRLSLRAAKVGWGMIQVGDRKAAMKFLLRSLRHDPRQIRAYAYVGLACVPRMVAVRAHRLIRSMRAVDQADTP, encoded by the coding sequence ATGGCCGGAGCCGACAGCGCCGCCGCGGCCGACACCAGCGTCATTCTGACCTGCTATAACGAACGGGAGAAAATCGTCGAGGCAGTCAGAAGCGTCCTCGCACAGACAGCCTTTGAGCGGATTCGCGAGATCGTTGTCGTCGACGATGGTTCGACGGACAATTCCGCCGACCTGATCGAAGCACTGGCCGCGACCGAACCCAAATTGAGCCTCATTCGCGCCCAGAACGGCGGCGTGTCGTCGGCGCGCAACAAGGCTCTGGCGAAGGTATCTGGAGACCACATCGCTTTTCTCGACGGCGACGACATATGGCTGCCCGACAAGCTTGAGGTCCAGTTGCCATATCTCGACCGACACCCGGTTGTCGGATTGATCTATTCAGACTTCTATGAGTTCGACGATGGCGCACCCGACGAGTTGGATCGCGTCCATACGTTGAGCTATCAGGCTGACGATAACGATCTCCTCGTCGACTACTACCTGCGCGATGCGCCGGTAATGCCGTCCACCATGATCGTCCGAAAGGCCGTTTTTGACGATGTCGGTGGGTTCAATGAGACATTGCCCGTGAACGAAGACACGGAGATATGCCTGCGCATCGCCGAGAAGTACAGGTTCCACCACATTCCACAGGCGCTGGTGAAGAAACGGCGGCACGCCGGGTCGCTGTCCAGCCAACAAGACCGCCTGTGGCCCTATAACATTCGCCTGACAGACGAGTTTGCCGAGCGCAACCCGACGCTCAAGCCATTGGCGCACAAACGCCTGTCGCTGAGGGCCGCGAAGGTCGGCTGGGGCATGATCCAGGTCGGCGATCGTAAGGCGGCGATGAAGTTTCTGTTGCGGTCTCTGCGCCATGATCCCCGCCAAATCCGCGCCTATGCCTATGTCGGACTGGCTTGCGTC